From Pseudomonadota bacterium, the proteins below share one genomic window:
- a CDS encoding porin — MLQTILRGGRAAPSNRISGAECELCEVLIFFLAGFLVALAQFVPGGPFTWAFGANRDAKIASPIICALIIGACCGTPPPVWADGAVPSASPSVAVPAASPTPASPSDEVDRWSGRVYAQGGYLNNLNHPNPEINDYHQFDYRANALTLDALQVLLEKEPTLDQPVGFRVNVIGGQIARVVHANGLGTEASQVDLFEGLLRFKAPLGNGLDIDVGKFIATQGFENPMAIDNFNYSTGLMYNFLNPNTLTGLHLRYPFSERLETHLYATNAWDSFSNRNRGFTYGFGLYYTFDEKWTANVNTIIGPQQFGNSRNLRAMYDVVLTFEPDKDTQIVGEIDYGNESNVPGLVPGNAHWNAAGLWFRRQITPTFALALRPEFVNDSTGALTGTPQVLKAITFTPEIKMGDFVVRPEIRRDWSNARSFDTGTRKGQTIIGIGVMYQHPFSWR; from the coding sequence ATTCTGCAAACGATTCTCCGAGGGGGGCGTGCGGCACCGTCCAACAGGATCAGTGGCGCGGAGTGCGAACTCTGCGAGGTGCTTATCTTCTTCCTCGCCGGGTTCCTGGTCGCCCTGGCGCAGTTTGTTCCTGGCGGGCCCTTCACGTGGGCGTTTGGCGCGAATCGAGACGCGAAGATCGCGTCTCCGATCATCTGCGCGCTCATCATCGGGGCCTGCTGCGGCACGCCACCCCCTGTCTGGGCCGATGGAGCCGTGCCTTCGGCCTCACCCTCGGTTGCAGTCCCCGCTGCGTCGCCCACCCCCGCTTCCCCCTCCGATGAGGTGGACAGGTGGTCGGGGCGGGTCTACGCGCAGGGGGGGTATCTCAACAACCTGAACCACCCCAATCCCGAGATCAACGACTACCATCAGTTCGATTATCGCGCCAACGCCCTCACCCTTGACGCGTTGCAGGTTCTGCTTGAGAAGGAGCCCACCCTCGATCAGCCTGTCGGCTTTCGGGTGAACGTCATCGGAGGCCAGATCGCCCGCGTCGTGCACGCCAACGGTTTGGGCACCGAAGCCTCGCAGGTCGATCTGTTCGAGGGGCTTCTGCGCTTCAAGGCGCCGCTGGGGAACGGCCTCGACATCGACGTGGGGAAGTTCATCGCCACCCAGGGGTTCGAGAACCCCATGGCCATCGACAACTTCAATTACTCCACCGGTCTGATGTACAACTTCCTCAATCCGAACACGCTGACCGGCCTGCACCTGCGCTACCCGTTCAGCGAGCGTCTCGAGACGCATCTCTATGCCACGAACGCCTGGGATTCGTTCTCGAACCGCAACCGTGGCTTCACCTATGGCTTCGGGCTCTACTACACGTTCGACGAGAAGTGGACCGCCAATGTCAACACCATCATCGGCCCGCAGCAGTTCGGCAACTCTCGCAACCTGCGTGCGATGTACGACGTGGTGCTCACCTTCGAGCCGGACAAGGACACCCAGATCGTGGGCGAGATCGATTACGGGAACGAGTCGAACGTGCCCGGCCTCGTCCCCGGCAACGCCCACTGGAACGCCGCGGGCCTGTGGTTCCGGCGCCAGATCACCCCCACCTTCGCGCTCGCGCTGCGGCCGGAGTTCGTCAACGACAGCACCGGCGCGCTCACGGGCACGCCGCAGGTGCTCAAGGCCATCACCTTCACGCCAGAGATCAAGATGGGCGACTTCGTCGTGCGTCCGGAGATCCGTCGCGACTGGTCGAACGCCCGCTCGTTCGACACCGGCACGCGCAAGGGCCAGACCATCATCGGCATCGGCGTGATGTATCAGCACCCGTTCTCGT
- a CDS encoding MFS transporter, translating into MFVIVTLLLDVLGVGIMIPVLPRLIADFHGGDLSQGASSFGLVMAVYTLMLFVFSPVQGTLSDQLGRKPLLFVSLSGTAVCYWLLWQAPSLSWVFAAQIINGISGASMTVCSACIADVTPPQERAKSFGLIGATFGVGLILGPALGGALSAFGLHVPFIFAMVLALVDLAYGIAVLPETLAPENRRPFSWSRGNPVAALRLLTRSRTLMGLSTLLVFTMLGLQCLRATWVLYTTHRFHWSTAQNGWTFALIGVFAAALQGGGLRVFIRRFGELATLLASLALGALSYVLFGMATGNALMYVGIPLSCCANLAVPVVQGLASQEVDESEQGRLQGALAGLTTLCTTLGTLGATRVLAWSTAADASGIPEGTVFFVGAALFVVAFALALTSMPRRTQINAAS; encoded by the coding sequence ATGTTCGTGATCGTGACCCTGCTGCTCGACGTGCTCGGCGTGGGCATCATGATTCCTGTCCTGCCTCGCCTCATCGCAGACTTCCACGGGGGAGACCTCTCGCAAGGCGCATCGTCGTTCGGACTCGTGATGGCCGTGTACACGCTCATGCTGTTCGTGTTCTCGCCCGTGCAGGGGACCCTCTCCGACCAGCTGGGGCGAAAGCCCCTGCTGTTCGTGTCGCTCAGCGGCACGGCCGTCTGCTACTGGTTGCTCTGGCAGGCCCCGAGCCTTTCGTGGGTGTTCGCGGCGCAGATCATCAACGGCATCTCCGGCGCCAGCATGACCGTGTGCTCTGCCTGCATCGCCGATGTCACCCCCCCGCAAGAGCGCGCCAAGAGCTTCGGGCTCATCGGCGCCACGTTCGGGGTGGGGCTCATCCTCGGTCCGGCGCTGGGCGGCGCGCTGAGCGCATTCGGGCTTCACGTGCCGTTCATCTTCGCGATGGTGCTGGCCCTCGTAGACCTCGCCTACGGCATCGCGGTGCTCCCCGAGACCCTTGCCCCGGAGAACCGAAGACCCTTCTCGTGGAGCAGGGGGAATCCGGTCGCCGCCTTGCGCCTGCTGACGCGCTCGCGCACGTTGATGGGGCTCTCGACCCTTCTCGTGTTCACCATGCTCGGGTTGCAGTGCCTGCGCGCGACCTGGGTGCTCTACACCACCCATCGCTTCCACTGGAGCACCGCACAGAACGGGTGGACCTTCGCGCTCATCGGCGTCTTTGCCGCGGCGCTGCAAGGCGGAGGGCTTCGGGTGTTCATCCGGCGGTTCGGCGAGCTCGCAACCCTGCTCGCGAGCCTGGCCCTCGGCGCGCTCAGCTACGTGCTTTTCGGAATGGCCACCGGGAACGCGCTGATGTACGTGGGAATTCCGCTGTCGTGCTGCGCCAACCTCGCCGTGCCCGTGGTCCAGGGACTGGCATCTCAAGAGGTCGACGAGTCAGAGCAGGGACGGCTGCAAGGCGCACTGGCGGGTCTGACCACCCTGTGCACAACCCTGGGCACCCTGGGCGCCACCCGCGTGCTGGCCTGGTCGACCGCGGCGGATGCCAGCGGAATCCCCGAGGGCACGGTCTTCTTCGTGGGGGCCGCGCTCTTCGTCGTCGCATTTGCCCTCGCGCTGACCTCGATGCCGCGACGTACGCAGATCAACGCCGCCTCTTGA